Proteins from a single region of Lujinxingia litoralis:
- a CDS encoding ArsR/SmtB family transcription factor → MPPVPTDEVEANKHLARLAKAMAHPVRVTILRMLVRQEGCIVGDIVDELPLAQSTISQQLKQLKDAGLIRGESPGARSNRFRASNTAPRVYQTICPISDAKLG, encoded by the coding sequence ATGCCGCCGGTCCCGACCGACGAGGTGGAGGCCAACAAGCACCTCGCTCGACTGGCGAAGGCCATGGCTCATCCCGTGCGAGTTACCATCCTCCGCATGCTCGTGCGCCAGGAAGGCTGCATCGTCGGCGACATTGTGGATGAGCTTCCCCTGGCTCAGTCCACCATCTCGCAGCAGCTCAAGCAGCTGAAGGACGCGGGGCTCATCCGCGGCGAGTCACCGGGCGCCCGCAGCAATCGCTTTCGCGCCTCGAACACCGCCCCGCGTGTCTATCAAACCATATGCCCGATATCGGACGCGAAGCTCGGATAG
- a CDS encoding DUF2237 family protein, whose amino-acid sequence MAINVLGGPLKACSHRPKTGFYRDGCCRTGEDDRGSHTVCAVMTSDFLAFSRARGNDLTQRVPRAGFPGLKPGDRWCLCASRWQEAFDAGEAPPVVLEATHQRALEVVALESLLRHAQLEGAH is encoded by the coding sequence ATGGCAATCAACGTATTGGGAGGCCCGCTCAAGGCCTGCAGTCATCGTCCAAAGACCGGATTCTATCGCGATGGTTGCTGCCGCACCGGCGAAGACGACCGCGGATCACATACGGTGTGTGCGGTGATGACGTCGGACTTTCTCGCGTTCTCGCGTGCTCGGGGCAACGACCTGACGCAGCGGGTGCCACGCGCGGGCTTCCCGGGGCTTAAGCCCGGCGACCGGTGGTGTCTCTGCGCCTCGCGCTGGCAGGAGGCTTTCGACGCCGGTGAGGCGCCTCCGGTGGTGCTGGAGGCCACGCACCAGCGGGCATTGGAGGTGGTGGCGCTGGAGTCCCTGTTGAGGCACGCCCAGCTTGAGGGGGCCCACTAA
- a CDS encoding DUF1801 domain-containing protein, with product MANKTVPTDQDPLAYLNALEDEGRRQDCLQLVQIMEEEVGAHPVMWGDAIVGFGTYRYVYQSGREGDWPLVGFSPRKRNLSLYIMSGFEGADDLMARLGKHKTGKSCLYINKLADIDQDALRELIRRSLAFMRQTYTTSLD from the coding sequence ATGGCCAACAAGACCGTCCCCACCGATCAGGACCCCCTGGCATATCTCAACGCCCTCGAGGACGAGGGGCGTCGCCAGGATTGCCTGCAACTCGTGCAGATCATGGAAGAAGAGGTCGGCGCCCACCCGGTAATGTGGGGAGACGCCATCGTGGGCTTTGGCACCTACCGCTACGTCTACCAGAGCGGCCGCGAGGGCGACTGGCCTCTGGTGGGATTCTCCCCGCGCAAGCGTAACCTCTCGCTCTACATCATGTCTGGCTTCGAGGGAGCCGACGACCTGATGGCCCGCCTGGGCAAGCACAAGACCGGAAAGTCCTGCCTCTACATCAACAAGCTCGCCGACATCGACCAGGACGCGCTGCGAGAGCTCATCCGCCGCTCGCTGGCCTTCATGCGCCAGACCTACACGACCTCGCTCGACTGA
- a CDS encoding aminotransferase class III-fold pyridoxal phosphate-dependent enzyme, translated as MDSQEMIELCKQHTMYTWSAGDQVDPIPVERAEGVYFYTPEGKRFLDFNSQLMSVNIGHGHPRVIEAMHRQLQQVAYVYPGTATAVRARVARTLAELVPGDINTFFFTLGGADANENAIKAARAYTGRFKILSRYRSYHGATNACMQLTGDPRRLANEPGAPGFIKVMDPRPYDFAFGESDEEQTARNLQYLEEVIMYEGPETIAAMFVETVTGTNGVQPPPKGYLKGLKALLEKYGILLVCDEVMCGFGRTGKMFAFEHYGVVPDIVTMAKGLTSSYAPLGAMGVSDAIAEHFKSNMFWGGLTYNSHCLALSAAEASIAVMRDEKLVENAARLESVMREEMAHLKERHRSFKEGRALGLFGMVDLQKNSDGERMAPYNGSHPAMVKLGKFFRDNGLFTFVRWGSFMCNPPLCISEEQLREGFAIIDRGLEITDAAFEG; from the coding sequence ATGGACTCACAGGAAATGATCGAGCTCTGCAAGCAGCACACCATGTACACCTGGTCCGCCGGAGATCAGGTGGACCCGATCCCGGTTGAGCGAGCCGAAGGTGTGTATTTCTATACCCCGGAGGGGAAGCGCTTTCTCGACTTCAACAGCCAGTTGATGAGTGTGAATATCGGTCACGGTCACCCGCGGGTGATCGAGGCGATGCATCGCCAGCTTCAGCAGGTCGCCTACGTCTACCCCGGCACGGCCACCGCCGTACGCGCTCGCGTTGCCCGGACACTCGCCGAACTCGTGCCGGGTGATATCAACACTTTCTTCTTTACCCTGGGCGGGGCCGACGCCAACGAGAACGCGATCAAGGCGGCCCGCGCCTACACCGGGCGCTTTAAGATCTTGAGCCGTTATCGCAGCTACCACGGCGCTACCAACGCCTGCATGCAGCTTACCGGAGACCCGCGTCGCCTGGCCAACGAGCCCGGTGCGCCGGGGTTTATCAAAGTGATGGACCCGCGGCCCTACGACTTTGCGTTCGGCGAAAGCGACGAGGAGCAGACGGCCCGGAACCTGCAGTACCTCGAAGAAGTCATCATGTATGAGGGGCCCGAGACCATCGCGGCGATGTTCGTGGAGACCGTCACGGGCACCAACGGCGTGCAACCTCCTCCCAAGGGCTACCTCAAGGGGCTCAAGGCGCTGCTGGAGAAGTATGGCATCTTGCTGGTGTGCGATGAGGTGATGTGTGGCTTTGGCCGCACGGGCAAGATGTTTGCGTTTGAGCATTACGGTGTGGTGCCCGACATCGTGACGATGGCCAAGGGGCTGACCAGCTCCTACGCCCCGCTGGGGGCGATGGGGGTGAGCGACGCCATCGCGGAGCACTTTAAATCGAACATGTTCTGGGGTGGGCTCACCTACAACTCGCATTGTCTGGCGCTCTCGGCGGCCGAAGCCTCCATCGCGGTGATGCGCGACGAGAAGTTGGTGGAGAACGCCGCGCGGCTGGAGTCGGTGATGCGCGAGGAGATGGCTCATCTCAAAGAGCGGCACCGATCCTTTAAGGAGGGCAGGGCGCTGGGCCTCTTTGGGATGGTTGACCTGCAGAAAAACAGCGATGGCGAGCGTATGGCCCCCTATAACGGCAGTCATCCGGCCATGGTCAAGCTCGGGAAGTTCTTCCGTGACAATGGGCTCTTTACCTTCGTGCGCTGGGGCAGTTTTATGTGCAATCCTCCCCTGTGCATTAGCGAGGAGCAGCTGCGAGAGGGCTTTGCGATCATTGATCGCGGGCTGGAAATCACAGACGCCGCCTTTGAAGGCTGA